In Runella sp. SP2, the genomic window TTTCTACTTCAGGAAGAAAATATTGCCGTTGTGGATTTAAAGACCTACTGGCACTTCAACTCGGCCTCGGTCGAAGAGCGCCGCCATGCTTTCCAAAAACTCACAAGACTTGTTAAGCATTCTGCGGTCAGAATAGAGGGGCAAATTATACGACTATTGCAGTAACCACACTGCTAAATTTCTATCACACAACTTAACTCCCAACCTTTACAAGATGCAAATCCACGAACTAAAAGTCCATAAAAATTATGTAAACCCACTGCTATCAGGAGCCAAGACATTCGAGGTAAGGCGAAACGATAGAGACTTTCAAGTGGGAGATATTCTTATCATGCGCCCCTACGATGAGAAGAAACAGAAATACGTATCTGAAGAATCTGAATTCTACTACAATGTCAC contains:
- a CDS encoding DUF3850 domain-containing protein gives rise to the protein MQIHELKVHKNYVNPLLSGAKTFEVRRNDRDFQVGDILIMRPYDEKKQKYVSEESEFYYNVTYVLTGGKYGIEEGYCILGIQPNPAINRFGLLQWRYVPTPLTKPTKHPLEILDDTK